The proteins below come from a single Lodderomyces elongisporus chromosome 3, complete sequence genomic window:
- the RDS2 gene encoding Transcription factor, giving the protein MEIKASEDGQQQTPQASDSQVEVKTENEKKQEKPTTVRKRKKKLEIACVYCRRSHMICDESRPCQRCIKRGISHLCYDEPSNPRQRKKAASLRKSTSDDSSISPPAQSQQQQQQHDQILSQPQHSQQQQQQQQHQQHQQQLHSVLPVQHAQSGEQHPDLAQSSQATSMPVTAQPQPLHQQISQSNVSQPKTIKNSVLSQTFAFNQEPLFYSEHAGSEFSSLNDFLSMIDDPELVNGALNDDPNGILNFGIGNSFNVGGGNSNTNLNNVLAFSPNTNMFGPTFPSNDDYQHDNNSGSTGTNTNGISTTGGQLQQNSSLSSSSLPQPQSQSQSQSQQHFQHHQSQPQHLLTAQTNAAPPQSPKPEHPPIISDSARDKFFLTAADPTTEISPEERLKQVIKAKLEAGLLQPYNYAKGYARLQRYMDNYMNISSRQRILKPLSIFRPAFRAIARTLKDVDLVLVEESFERMLLDYDRVFTSMAIPACLWRRTGEIYRGNKEFASLVGVTTDDLKDGKLAIYELMSEESAVNFWEKYGAIAFDKGQKAVLTSCNLRTKDGIKRKSCCFSFTIRRDRYNIPSCIVGNFIPIDP; this is encoded by the coding sequence ATGGAAATTAAGGCATCGGAGGATGGTCAGCAACAAACCCCACAGGCTTCCGACTCACAAGTGGAGGTGAAAactgaaaatgaaaagaaacaagagaagCCAACAACGgtaaggaaaagaaagaagaagttaGAAATTGCCTGTGTTTACTGTCGTCGGTCACATATGATTTGTGACGAATCTCGACCTTGTCAACGATGTATCAAAAGAGGAATTCTGCATCTATGCTACGATGAGCCATCAAATCCACGACAGCGCAAAAAGGCAGCTTCTTTACGAAAGTCGACCAGTGATGATTCTTCAATATCTCCCCCTGctcaactgcaacaacaacaacaacagcatgACCAGATCCTATCTCAACCTCAACattcacaacaacaacaacaacaacaacagcaccagcagcaccagcagcaaTTGCATCTGGTATTGCCGGTGCAACACGCTCAGTCTGGTGAGCAACATCCAGACCTAGCGCAATCTTCACAGGCAACGTCAATGCCTGTGACGGctcaaccacaaccactaCACCAGCAAATCAGCCAATCAAATGTTAGCCAACCAAAGACAATAAAAAACTCAGTACTTTCACAAACTTTTGCTTTCAATCAGGAACCTTTGTTTTATTCGGAACATGCTGGGAGTGAGTTTAGTTCATTGAATGACTTTCTTTCCATGATTGATGATCCAGAATTAGTGAATGGAGCACTAAATGATGATCCAAATGGAATATTGAATTTCGGTATCGGCAATTCATTCAATGTTGGAGGTGGAAACAGCAACACAAACCTCAACAATGTGCTAGCTTTTTCACCCAATACAAATATGTTTGGACCTACTTTTCCGTCAAATGATGACTACCAGCATGACAACAACTCTGGCAGTACTGGTACCAATACCAATGGTATTAGCACAACTGGAGGACAATTACAACAAAAcctgctgctactgctgctgctgctaccGCAAccgcaactgcaactgcaactgcaactgcaacaacattttcaacaccaccaactGCAACCGCAACATCTATTGACTGCTCAAACGAATGCGGCACCTCCGCAATCCCCTAAACCTGAACACCCTCCCATCATTTCAGACTCGGCTCGAGACAAGTTTTTCCTCACTGCTGCAGACCCCACAACAGAAATCTCGCCAGAAGAGCGATTAAAACAAGTTATTAAGGCTAAATTGGAGGCCGGTTTATTACAACCGTACAATTATGCAAAAGGGTATGCCAGATTGCAAAGATATATGGATAATTACATGAACATTTCGAGTCGGCAAAGAATATTAAAACCATTGTCAATTTTCAGACCTGCGTTTCGTGCGATAGCCAGAACTTTGAAGGATGTGGACTTGGTCCTTGTTGAGGAGAGCTTTGAAAGGATGTTGTTGGATTATGATCGTGTTTTTACTTCAATGGCCATTCCAGCATGTTTGTGGCGCAGAACTGGGGAAATTTATCGTGGAAATAAGGAGTTTGCATCGTTGGTTGGGGTGACAACTGATGATTTAAAAGATGGCAAATTAGCAATCTACGAATTAATGAGTGAAGAGAGTGCAGTGAATTTCTGGGAAAAATATGGGGCTATTGCTTTCGATAAGGGCCAAAAGGCTGTTTTGACTAGTTGCAACTTGAGAACAAAAGATGgtataaagagaaaaagctGCTGTTTTAGTTTCACAATAAGACGTGATCGATACAACATCCCTAGTTGCATTGTGGGGAATTTTATACCTATTGATCCttag